The proteins below come from a single Mustela nigripes isolate SB6536 chromosome 14, MUSNIG.SB6536, whole genome shotgun sequence genomic window:
- the CD53 gene encoding leukocyte surface antigen CD53 — protein sequence MGMSGLKLLKYVLFFFNLLFWFCGCCILGFGIYLLVHNNFSLFPSLTLGNAFVIVGSIIMVVAFLGCMGSIKENKCLLMSFFFLLLIILLAEVTMAILLFVYDQKLNNYVSTSLTESIQQYHSNNSTRATWDSIQTFLQCCGVNGTSDWGGHPPASCPSNPQVQGCYAQAKLWFHSNFLHIGIITICVCVIQVLGMSFALTLNCQIDKTSQALGL from the exons ATGGGCATGAGCGGCTTGAAATTGCTGAAGTACGTTCTGTTTTTCTTCAACCTGCTCTTTTGG ttctgtGGCTGCTGCATTTTGGGCTTTGGGATCTATCTCCTGGTCCACAACAATTTCAGCCTGTTCCCCTCCCTCACACTGGGCAATGCATTTGTCATCGTGGGCTCCATTATCATGGTGGTTGCCTTCCTGGGCTGCATGGGCTCCATCAAGGAGAACAAGTGTCTGCTTATGTCA TTCTTTTTCCTGCTGCTGATTATACTCCTTGCTGAGGTGACCATGGCCATCCTGCTCTTCGTGTATGATCAGAAG TTGAATAATTATGTGTCTACAAGCCTGACTGAGAGCATCCAGCAATACCACTCGAACAACAGCACCAGAGCAACATGGGATTCCATCCAGACATTT CTGCAATGTTGTGGTGTAAATGGCACAAGTGATTGGGGCGGTCACCCACCAGCATCTTGTCCCTCAAATCCACAAGTTCAG GGTTGCTATGCACAAGCAAAACTGTGGTTTCACTCCAACTTCCTGCACATTGGAATCATCACtatctgtgtatgtgtgattCAG GTGTTGGGGATGTCCTTTGCGCTGACCTTGAACTGCCAGATTGATAAAACCAGCCAGGCCCTAGGGCTGTGA